Proteins from a single region of Desulfolutivibrio sulfoxidireducens:
- a CDS encoding indole-3-glycerol phosphate synthase TrpC: MLEKFRAAKRTEVERLMALAEAGGLPPPLTAPRPSFSGAILDAAVPGKRAAVIAEYKRASPSKGDINLGLAPADVARIYAANGAACVSVLTEEAYFKGSLAYLDEIAKAAPGMPLLRKDFLVHPLQVAATAAHPASALLLIVRMLSDADLTDMLRVTYDLGLEAVVEVFDETDLDRAEAHAAHIIQVNNRDLVTLTVDLAVSERLVTRKRPGRVWISASGISRPAEAARMAQLGFDAVLVGTSIMSEADPGAALAALVAANAGEARA; the protein is encoded by the coding sequence ATGCTTGAGAAATTCCGCGCCGCCAAGCGGACCGAGGTCGAACGGCTCATGGCCCTGGCCGAGGCCGGCGGCCTGCCGCCGCCCTTGACCGCCCCCCGGCCGTCCTTTTCCGGGGCCATCCTGGACGCGGCTGTCCCGGGGAAGCGCGCGGCGGTCATCGCCGAATACAAGCGGGCCTCGCCGTCGAAGGGGGACATCAACCTGGGCCTGGCCCCGGCCGACGTGGCCCGCATCTATGCCGCAAACGGGGCCGCCTGCGTCTCCGTGCTCACGGAAGAGGCCTATTTCAAGGGCAGCCTCGCCTACCTGGACGAGATCGCCAAGGCCGCGCCCGGCATGCCGCTTCTGCGCAAGGACTTTCTCGTCCATCCCCTCCAGGTGGCCGCGACCGCGGCCCATCCGGCCTCGGCCCTGCTTCTGATCGTGCGCATGCTCAGCGACGCCGATCTGACGGACATGCTCCGGGTGACCTACGATCTTGGCCTCGAGGCCGTGGTCGAGGTCTTCGACGAAACCGACCTGGACCGGGCCGAGGCCCACGCCGCGCACATCATCCAGGTCAATAACCGCGACCTGGTCACGCTCACGGTGGACCTTGCCGTGTCCGAACGCCTCGTGACCCGCAAACGCCCCGGCCGCGTCTGGATTTCCGCCAGCGGCATATCAAGGCCCGCCGAGGCCGCCCGCATGGCCCAGCTCGGCTTCGACGCCGTGCTGGTCGGGACATCCATCATGTCCGAAGCCGACCCCGGCGCGGCCCTGGCCGCCCTCGTCGCGGCGAACGCCGGCGAGGCCCGCGCATGA
- the trpD gene encoding anthranilate phosphoribosyltransferase has translation MDKFVEALELLAVGKNLPEDLALTGFRSMYSGEMPNSCVGAFLMGLKTKGESAVEIAAGVKAALEEARLVPDLSGDRIDTCGTGGDNTCSFNCSTAVALFLAAMGHKVVKHGNRAVSSACGSADAVEALGFDLVVEPAAVKASLDATNFVFLFAPSYHPAFKRIGPIRKELGARTLFNLMGPLLNPARPTHQILGVPTSRHVPLMAEVLALTGLRHGVVVHGAGGFDELTPFGPADVCWVRDGWLKKDRIDPAALGFTAHKPGEVVVSGRDEAIATLRGLLAGKGPAAMLDMLALNLGAALHLLENLELRPAMDKARDVVASGIAAKTFGVADA, from the coding sequence ATGGACAAGTTCGTTGAAGCGCTGGAGCTTTTGGCCGTGGGCAAAAACCTGCCCGAGGATCTGGCCCTGACCGGTTTTCGCTCCATGTACAGCGGCGAGATGCCCAATTCCTGCGTGGGCGCGTTCCTCATGGGCCTCAAAACCAAGGGCGAATCCGCCGTGGAGATCGCGGCCGGGGTCAAGGCCGCCCTCGAAGAGGCCCGCCTCGTGCCCGACCTGTCCGGCGACCGCATCGACACCTGCGGCACGGGCGGCGACAATACCTGCTCGTTCAACTGCTCCACAGCCGTGGCCCTTTTCCTGGCCGCCATGGGGCATAAGGTGGTCAAGCACGGCAACCGCGCCGTGTCCAGCGCCTGCGGCTCGGCCGACGCCGTGGAGGCCCTGGGGTTCGATCTGGTGGTCGAGCCCGCCGCCGTCAAGGCCTCCCTCGACGCCACCAACTTCGTCTTCCTCTTCGCCCCCAGCTACCACCCGGCATTCAAGCGCATCGGCCCCATCCGCAAGGAGCTTGGGGCGCGCACCCTGTTCAACCTCATGGGACCGCTCCTCAATCCCGCCCGGCCCACGCACCAGATTCTGGGCGTGCCCACCTCGCGCCACGTTCCGCTCATGGCCGAGGTCCTGGCCCTGACCGGCCTTCGGCACGGCGTGGTGGTGCACGGCGCCGGCGGCTTCGACGAGCTGACCCCGTTCGGCCCGGCCGACGTGTGCTGGGTTCGCGACGGCTGGCTGAAAAAGGACCGCATCGACCCGGCCGCCCTGGGATTCACCGCCCACAAGCCCGGCGAGGTGGTGGTCTCCGGCCGCGACGAGGCCATCGCCACCCTGCGCGGCCTTCTGGCCGGCAAGGGTCCGGCGGCCATGCTGGACATGCTGGCCTTAAACCTCGGCGCGGCCCTGCACCTGCTCGAAAACCTGGAACTGCGCCCGGCCATGGACAAGGCCCGGGACGTGGTGGCCTCGGGCATCGCCGCCAAAACCTTCGGAGTGGCCGATGCTTGA
- a CDS encoding anthranilate synthase component II, translating into MFLLIDNFDSFTFNVVQAFQMLGKDPQVRKNDDPSILDLAGSGTLEMVCISPGPSTPENAGLCLRFLELLPKTVPVLGICLGHQILGHFAGAPVVVAERIMHGKTSMVYHRETGLFAGLPNPFECCRYHSLLVRAAKAPGRLEITAWTEENEVMGLSWRDRPWVGVQFHPESVLTPDGMKLLANFPEKILPQGAGR; encoded by the coding sequence ATGTTTTTACTTATTGATAACTTCGACTCCTTCACCTTCAACGTGGTGCAGGCCTTCCAGATGCTGGGGAAGGATCCCCAGGTCCGAAAGAACGACGATCCGTCGATTCTCGATCTGGCCGGGTCCGGGACGCTTGAGATGGTATGCATCTCGCCGGGACCGAGCACCCCGGAGAACGCCGGGTTGTGCCTGAGGTTTCTGGAGCTTTTGCCCAAGACGGTGCCGGTCTTGGGGATATGCCTGGGGCATCAGATACTGGGGCATTTCGCGGGCGCGCCGGTGGTGGTGGCGGAGCGGATCATGCACGGCAAGACCTCCATGGTGTATCACCGGGAGACCGGGCTTTTCGCGGGGCTCCCCAACCCCTTCGAGTGCTGCCGGTACCATTCGCTGCTGGTCAGGGCGGCCAAGGCCCCGGGGAGGCTGGAGATCACGGCCTGGACCGAGGAGAACGAGGTCATGGGGCTTTCCTGGCGCGACCGGCCCTGGGTGGGGGTGCAGTTTCATCCCGAGTCGGTCCTGACCCCGGACGGCATGAAGCTTCTGGCCAATTTTCCCGAAAAAATCCTCCCCCAGGGAGCCGGTCGGTAA
- a CDS encoding anthranilate synthase component I family protein — protein sequence MNAITLTQRGQRLPADVQTPISLFLGLVGEKPGILLESAEVDGRLGRFSVIAWDFRLRVDIKGGRLRVHAKDKRLVPLEELSGAPFVEGLRELTRRLTILPPTEFSDLPSISRSLCGYFGYGMAGIFEPKLAPDLPPEKAESCLVLPGKVVVFDHLRHCCSYLSLDDGGRHALEIDHSNIYHAMERPVIGAVSSKPGEAGYMAAVSTAKDMIRAGECIQVVLSTRFSAPFSGNPFVVYRRLRQVNPSPYMFFMRLPRVTLLGSSPELLVRCQDGTLTTCPIAGTRPRGADPAEDDALAAELLADPKERAEHVMLVDLGRNDLGRIAAPGTVRVEKFMDVERFSHVMHIVSYVTAKLKDGLDALDVLASTFPAGTVSGAPKVRAMQMIAELEKQPRGPYAGSIGWIGLDPGRVDLDTGITIRSLWIRDGMLSWQAGAGIVYDSDPAREWKECQNKARVLAEVLASKEGGDVFTY from the coding sequence ATGAACGCGATCACCCTGACGCAACGGGGCCAGAGGCTTCCGGCCGACGTCCAGACGCCGATCAGCCTGTTTTTGGGGCTTGTGGGGGAAAAACCGGGCATTTTGCTGGAAAGCGCCGAGGTGGACGGGAGGCTTGGCCGCTTCAGCGTCATCGCCTGGGATTTCCGGCTGCGGGTGGACATCAAGGGCGGCAGGCTCAGGGTACACGCCAAGGACAAGCGGCTGGTCCCCCTGGAGGAGCTTTCGGGCGCGCCCTTCGTGGAGGGACTGCGGGAGTTGACCCGGCGGCTGACGATCCTGCCGCCGACGGAGTTTTCCGACCTGCCGTCCATTTCCCGGTCCCTGTGCGGCTATTTCGGGTACGGCATGGCCGGGATCTTCGAGCCCAAGCTCGCGCCGGACCTGCCGCCGGAGAAGGCCGAGTCGTGCCTGGTCTTGCCGGGCAAGGTGGTGGTCTTCGACCACCTCAGGCACTGCTGCTCGTATTTGAGCCTGGATGACGGCGGCAGGCACGCCCTCGAGATCGACCACTCGAACATCTACCACGCCATGGAGCGGCCGGTGATCGGCGCGGTGTCCTCGAAGCCGGGCGAAGCGGGCTACATGGCCGCCGTGTCCACGGCCAAGGACATGATCCGGGCCGGGGAGTGCATCCAGGTGGTTTTGTCCACACGGTTCTCCGCGCCCTTTTCCGGCAACCCCTTCGTGGTCTACCGCCGCCTGCGGCAGGTCAACCCCTCGCCGTACATGTTCTTCATGCGCCTGCCGAGGGTGACGTTGCTTGGGTCCTCGCCGGAACTTCTGGTGCGCTGCCAGGACGGGACCCTGACCACCTGCCCCATCGCCGGGACCCGGCCGCGCGGGGCCGATCCGGCCGAGGACGACGCCCTGGCCGCCGAGCTTCTGGCCGATCCCAAGGAACGGGCCGAGCACGTCATGCTGGTCGATCTCGGGCGCAACGACCTGGGCCGCATCGCCGCGCCGGGCACGGTCAGGGTGGAGAAGTTCATGGACGTGGAGCGGTTTTCCCACGTCATGCACATCGTGTCCTACGTGACCGCGAAATTAAAGGACGGTCTGGACGCCCTGGACGTTTTGGCCTCCACCTTCCCGGCCGGCACCGTCTCCGGCGCGCCCAAGGTCCGGGCCATGCAGATGATCGCGGAGTTGGAGAAGCAGCCGCGCGGCCCCTACGCCGGCTCCATCGGCTGGATCGGGCTCGATCCGGGCCGGGTGGACCTGGACACGGGCATCACCATCAGAAGTCTGTGGATCAGGGACGGCATGCTGTCGTGGCAGGCGGGCGCGGGCATCGTCTACGACTCGGATCCGGCCAGGGAGTGGAAGGAATGTCAAAACAAGGCCCGGGTGCTGGCCGAGGTCCTGGCTTCCAAGGAGGGCGGCGATGTTTTTACTTATTGA
- a CDS encoding prephenate dehydrogenase/arogenate dehydrogenase family protein, with protein MTFPLSSIAIVGARGGMGRLFAARCRTAGVAVREIDRPLTVDKVAAGVAGADMVLLSVPVTVTGEVARCVAPHIKKGAILADVGSVKVLPVQDMLSAYAGPVVGTHPLFGPNPAAGERTGPEGEGTALRVAVMPGCPGRDEEAARAVEGLMERLGFTPFRTDPHEHDRAMAFVQGLNFVTTVAYLAAQQNAGEIEKFITPSFTRRLEAARKLILEDAGLFGVLFEANPHSQEAVRTYRNYLNMAAGGDVDLLAKRAAAWWNRETDAKDAS; from the coding sequence ATGACTTTTCCCCTTTCCTCCATCGCCATTGTCGGCGCGCGGGGCGGCATGGGCCGGCTGTTCGCGGCCCGATGCCGGACGGCGGGGGTTGCCGTGCGCGAGATCGACCGGCCTTTGACCGTGGACAAGGTCGCGGCGGGCGTGGCCGGGGCCGATATGGTCTTGTTGTCCGTGCCGGTGACGGTTACGGGCGAGGTGGCCCGGTGCGTGGCCCCGCATATCAAAAAAGGCGCGATTCTGGCCGACGTGGGATCGGTCAAGGTGTTGCCGGTGCAGGACATGCTTTCGGCCTACGCCGGGCCGGTGGTGGGCACGCATCCGCTCTTCGGCCCGAATCCGGCAGCCGGGGAGAGAACCGGGCCGGAGGGCGAGGGAACGGCCCTGCGGGTGGCGGTGATGCCCGGCTGCCCGGGCCGCGACGAGGAGGCGGCGCGGGCCGTGGAGGGGCTCATGGAGCGGCTGGGGTTCACGCCCTTTCGCACCGACCCCCACGAGCACGACCGGGCCATGGCCTTTGTCCAGGGGCTGAACTTCGTGACCACTGTGGCCTATCTGGCGGCGCAGCAAAACGCCGGCGAGATCGAGAAATTCATCACCCCGTCGTTCACCAGGCGGCTCGAGGCGGCCAGGAAGCTCATCCTGGAGGATGCCGGGCTGTTCGGGGTGCTGTTCGAGGCCAATCCGCACAGCCAGGAGGCTGTGCGCACCTATCGCAACTATCTGAACATGGCCGCCGGAGGCGACGTGGATCTGCTGGCAAAGCGCGCGGCGGCCTGGTGGAACCGCGAAACCGACGCAAAGGACGCATCATGA
- the aroA gene encoding 3-phosphoshikimate 1-carboxyvinyltransferase, which produces MTSSPPLIITAPPSKSVSHRALIRAALANGVSRVAGVLESQDLERTRACLAAMGAKITGSGGEYEVTGVAGRPHGGEKTPVVLDVGESGTTCRLIVAVAAAGHGLFEVTGRGRMHERPVGELTRVLEGLGAGVAFLGRPECPPLGIQARGLSGGTAEITLEESSQYLSGLLLASPLAAGPLTILVTGKKAVSWPYVAVTLAAMADAGVPVTVETTRGEAWTVTDPATITRAEPGRIRFLCRPGAYAAGTFRVEGDWSNASYFLAAGALGTRPVRVANLRRDSAQGDTAMVDILRRMGAQVTQDATSVTVFPSPLSGIDVDMGHCPDLVPTVAVAAALAVGPTTITNVAHLRIKESDRLAALADNLGRAGARATVLADGLRIEPGLIPPHDTVSFATYDDHRMAMSMALFSLSGIDTRFDNPGCVAKSFPTFFDEWSKVTS; this is translated from the coding sequence ATGACTTCTTCCCCTCCCCTCATCATCACCGCCCCGCCATCCAAGTCCGTGTCCCATCGGGCGCTGATCCGCGCCGCGCTGGCCAACGGCGTTTCCCGGGTGGCGGGGGTCCTGGAGAGCCAGGACCTGGAACGCACCCGGGCCTGTCTTGCGGCCATGGGCGCGAAAATCACGGGAAGCGGCGGCGAATATGAGGTCACGGGAGTGGCCGGCAGACCGCACGGCGGCGAGAAGACGCCCGTGGTGCTCGATGTGGGCGAATCCGGCACCACCTGCCGGCTGATCGTGGCCGTGGCCGCCGCCGGGCACGGGCTGTTCGAGGTGACCGGCCGGGGCCGCATGCACGAGAGGCCCGTTGGGGAGTTGACCCGGGTCCTGGAAGGCCTGGGGGCCGGGGTTGCGTTTCTCGGCCGGCCCGAATGTCCGCCGCTTGGCATCCAGGCCCGGGGACTGTCCGGCGGAACGGCCGAGATCACCCTGGAGGAGAGCAGCCAGTACCTTTCGGGGCTGCTTCTGGCCTCACCCCTGGCCGCCGGGCCGCTCACGATCCTGGTCACGGGCAAAAAGGCCGTGTCCTGGCCCTATGTGGCCGTGACCCTTGCGGCCATGGCCGACGCCGGGGTTCCCGTGACCGTGGAGACCACACGCGGCGAGGCCTGGACCGTCACCGACCCGGCGACCATCACCCGGGCCGAGCCCGGCCGCATCCGGTTCCTCTGCCGGCCCGGGGCCTACGCCGCCGGGACCTTCCGGGTCGAGGGCGACTGGTCCAACGCCTCCTATTTCCTGGCCGCCGGGGCCCTTGGCACGCGCCCCGTGCGCGTTGCAAACCTGCGCCGGGACTCGGCCCAGGGCGACACGGCCATGGTGGACATCCTGCGCCGCATGGGCGCTCAGGTCACACAAGACGCCACGTCGGTCACGGTCTTCCCCTCGCCCCTTTCGGGGATCGACGTGGATATGGGCCACTGCCCGGATCTGGTGCCCACGGTGGCCGTGGCCGCGGCATTGGCCGTGGGGCCGACCACCATCACCAACGTGGCCCACCTGCGCATCAAGGAATCGGACCGGCTGGCCGCCCTGGCCGACAACCTGGGCCGGGCCGGGGCGCGGGCCACGGTCCTGGCCGACGGCCTGCGCATCGAGCCGGGCCTGATCCCGCCCCACGATACCGTGTCCTTCGCCACCTACGACGACCACCGCATGGCCATGAGCATGGCCCTTTTCAGCCTGTCCGGCATCGACACGCGCTTCGACAACCCCGGCTGCGTGGCCAAATCGTTTCCCACGTTCTTTGACGAATGGAGCAAAGTGACGTCATGA
- the pheA gene encoding prephenate dehydratase, with protein MAPAAAPGEQAASPEDLERFLAGVRRDIDTIDDAILGLLNRRAAASLEVGRRKAGTSQAVFKPFREKEVLKRLAAANTGPLPTEHLRVIYREILSSSRRLQRPEKVVYLGPEGTFSHFAAMATLGRAGEFEPKPSIDDVFAAVASREADLGLVPLENSLQGTVGQSLDLFMRFDVFVQAEVYCKISHALLSKATDLAHVKTVYSHPQPLAQCAGWLRAHLPKARIIPTESTAAAALRILKTPSAAAIGHCRLGEMHNLNILAAHIEDLPDNWTRFLIIGPADTKQENRDKTSILFNLPDKPGSLHAVLEKLAGRGINMTKLESRPFRGEKWKYVFFADLQCDLSRAEYAKLLDELRACTHSLRILGCYPTGPHIDVSGGMEVIEE; from the coding sequence ATGGCCCCGGCCGCCGCGCCCGGCGAGCAGGCCGCCTCGCCCGAGGACCTGGAACGGTTCCTGGCCGGCGTGCGCCGGGACATCGACACCATCGACGACGCCATCCTCGGCCTTTTAAACCGCCGGGCCGCCGCCAGCCTGGAGGTCGGCCGGCGCAAGGCCGGCACCAGCCAGGCCGTGTTCAAGCCCTTCCGGGAAAAAGAGGTCCTGAAACGCCTGGCCGCCGCGAACACCGGACCCCTGCCCACCGAACACCTGCGCGTCATCTACCGCGAGATCCTGTCCTCCTCGCGCCGCCTGCAACGCCCGGAAAAGGTGGTCTACCTGGGACCCGAGGGCACCTTCTCCCACTTCGCGGCCATGGCCACCCTGGGCCGGGCCGGCGAATTCGAACCCAAGCCCTCCATCGACGACGTGTTCGCCGCCGTGGCCTCCCGCGAGGCCGATCTCGGGCTCGTGCCCCTGGAAAACTCCCTTCAGGGCACTGTGGGCCAGAGCCTGGATCTCTTCATGCGCTTCGACGTCTTCGTCCAGGCCGAGGTCTACTGCAAGATCAGCCACGCCCTGCTCTCCAAGGCCACGGATCTGGCCCACGTCAAGACCGTCTACTCCCACCCCCAACCCCTGGCCCAGTGCGCCGGGTGGCTGCGCGCCCACCTGCCCAAGGCCCGGATCATCCCCACCGAGAGCACCGCCGCCGCCGCCCTGCGCATCCTCAAAACCCCCTCGGCCGCGGCCATCGGGCACTGCCGCCTGGGCGAGATGCATAACCTCAATATCCTGGCCGCGCATATCGAGGACCTGCCCGACAACTGGACCCGGTTTCTCATCATCGGCCCGGCCGACACCAAACAGGAAAACCGGGACAAGACGTCGATCCTCTTCAACCTCCCGGACAAGCCCGGGTCCCTGCACGCGGTGCTCGAAAAGCTCGCCGGCCGGGGCATCAACATGACCAAGCTCGAATCCCGGCCGTTTCGGGGCGAGAAATGGAAATACGTGTTCTTCGCCGACCTGCAGTGCGACCTAAGCCGCGCCGAATACGCCAAACTCCTGGACGAGCTGCGGGCCTGCACCCACAGCCTGCGCATCCTGGGCTGCTACCCCACCGGCCCGCATATCGACGTGTCCGGGGGCATGGAGGTGATCGAGGAATGA
- a CDS encoding 3-dehydroquinate synthase II family protein, protein MTKEIWAKAVPFDKKFVTLALESGVDAIVADDADVEKIAALGRVRVIPLSQAAFVAVAAKSDEEEAARRLQQGETVFLARGCEIIPVENILAQAAGVGMEVGDFDEAKLAAGILERGVDRILVLPQAAADLKKIVAELKISQGTLDLAPAVITGITPVGLGHRVCVDTISMLKTGQGMLVGNSSAFTFLVHAETESNPYVAARPFRINAGAVHAYAAMPGDKTRYLEELAAGDEVLVVSATGRTSLAVVGRVKVEVRPMLLIAAKIGDTEGKIFLQNAETIRLVRPDGSPVSVVSLKVGDEVLCRTDAAGRHFGMRIAEEIKEG, encoded by the coding sequence ATGACCAAGGAAATCTGGGCGAAAGCCGTTCCCTTTGACAAGAAGTTCGTGACCCTGGCCCTGGAGTCCGGCGTGGACGCCATCGTGGCCGACGACGCGGACGTGGAGAAGATCGCGGCCCTGGGACGGGTGCGGGTCATCCCCCTGTCCCAGGCCGCCTTCGTGGCCGTGGCCGCCAAATCCGACGAGGAGGAGGCCGCGCGGCGTCTGCAACAGGGCGAGACCGTCTTTCTGGCCCGGGGCTGCGAGATCATTCCCGTGGAGAACATCCTGGCCCAGGCCGCGGGCGTGGGCATGGAGGTCGGGGATTTCGACGAGGCCAAGCTCGCGGCCGGGATACTTGAGCGCGGCGTGGACCGCATCCTGGTCCTGCCCCAGGCCGCCGCCGACCTCAAAAAGATCGTGGCCGAACTCAAAATCAGCCAGGGGACCCTGGACCTGGCCCCGGCCGTGATCACCGGGATCACCCCGGTCGGGCTGGGGCACCGGGTCTGCGTGGACACCATCTCCATGCTCAAAACCGGCCAGGGCATGCTTGTGGGCAACTCCAGCGCATTCACCTTCCTGGTCCACGCCGAGACCGAGTCCAACCCCTACGTGGCCGCCCGGCCCTTCCGCATCAACGCCGGGGCCGTGCACGCCTACGCGGCCATGCCCGGGGACAAGACCCGCTACCTGGAGGAACTGGCCGCCGGCGACGAGGTCCTGGTCGTGTCCGCCACCGGCCGGACCTCCCTGGCCGTGGTCGGCCGGGTCAAGGTCGAGGTGCGGCCCATGCTGCTCATCGCCGCGAAAATCGGCGACACGGAAGGCAAGATCTTTTTGCAGAACGCCGAGACCATCCGGCTGGTCCGGCCCGACGGCTCCCCGGTGAGCGTGGTCAGCCTCAAGGTGGGCGACGAGGTGCTCTGCCGCACCGACGCCGCCGGCCGCCACTTCGGCATGCGCATCGCCGAAGAGATCAAGGAGGGCTGA
- a CDS encoding 2-amino-3,7-dideoxy-D-threo-hept-6-ulosonate synthase — translation MLLGKTVRLERVFNRNTHRTIIVPMDHGVTVGPIDGLIDMREAVNQVAEGGANAVLMHKGLPRCSHRGRGRDVGLIIHLSASTALSPYPNAKVLVATVEDALKLGADGVSLHVNLGDETERHMLEHFGEVTSKAAEWGMPVLAMVYARGPKVKDEYAPEVVRHCARVGTEIGADVVKVPYTGDVDSFAKVTEACCIPVVIAGGPKMDNDRDLLQMAHDSVQAGGSGLSIGRNIFQHRQPARIVQALHGIVHLNWDVDQGMELLTDNA, via the coding sequence ATGCTCTTGGGGAAAACCGTACGCCTTGAACGCGTCTTCAATCGCAACACCCACCGCACCATCATCGTGCCCATGGACCACGGGGTCACCGTGGGCCCCATCGACGGGCTGATCGACATGCGCGAGGCCGTCAACCAGGTGGCCGAGGGCGGGGCCAACGCCGTCCTGATGCACAAGGGCCTGCCGCGCTGCTCCCACCGGGGACGCGGCCGCGACGTGGGCCTGATCATCCACCTCTCGGCCTCCACGGCGCTGTCACCCTACCCCAACGCCAAGGTCCTGGTGGCCACGGTCGAGGACGCCCTCAAGCTCGGGGCCGACGGCGTGTCCCTGCACGTCAACCTGGGCGACGAGACCGAGCGGCACATGCTCGAACACTTCGGCGAGGTCACCTCCAAGGCCGCCGAGTGGGGCATGCCCGTTTTGGCCATGGTTTACGCCCGGGGACCCAAGGTCAAGGACGAGTACGCCCCCGAGGTCGTGCGCCACTGCGCCCGGGTGGGCACGGAGATCGGCGCGGACGTGGTCAAGGTGCCCTACACCGGCGACGTGGACTCCTTCGCCAAGGTCACCGAGGCCTGCTGCATCCCGGTGGTCATCGCCGGCGGCCCCAAGATGGACAACGACCGGGACCTGCTCCAGATGGCCCACGACTCGGTCCAGGCCGGCGGCTCGGGCCTGTCCATCGGCCGCAACATCTTCCAGCACCGCCAACCGGCGCGCATCGTCCAGGCCCTGCACGGCATCGTGCATCTCAACTGGGACGTGGACCAGGGTATGGAACTTCTGACCGACAACGCATGA
- the aprB gene encoding adenylyl-sulfate reductase subunit beta, which yields MPTFVDPSKCDGCKGGEKTACMYICPNDLMILDPQEMKAYNQEPSACWECYSCVKICPQGAIGARPYADFAPMGGTSIPMRSADSIMWTIKFRNGNIKRYKFPIRTTPEGSIKPYEGKPEGANLEDELLFTETKLVEPKETVMKAFPVTDSDTVQCWLDGFCK from the coding sequence ATGCCTACCTTTGTTGATCCGAGCAAGTGTGACGGATGCAAAGGCGGTGAAAAAACCGCGTGCATGTACATTTGCCCCAATGACCTGATGATTCTCGATCCTCAGGAAATGAAGGCTTACAACCAGGAGCCGTCGGCCTGCTGGGAATGTTACTCCTGCGTGAAGATTTGTCCTCAGGGAGCCATCGGCGCCCGTCCCTACGCCGACTTCGCGCCCATGGGCGGCACTTCGATCCCCATGCGTTCCGCCGACTCCATCATGTGGACCATCAAATTCCGCAACGGGAACATCAAACGGTACAAGTTCCCCATCCGGACCACCCCCGAGGGTTCCATCAAACCCTACGAGGGCAAGCCCGAGGGCGCCAACCTGGAAGACGAGCTTTTGTTCACCGAGACCAAGTTGGTCGAGCCCAAGGAAACCGTGATGAAGGCCTTCCCGGTGACCGATTCCGACACCGTGCAGTGCTGGCTCGACGGTTTTTGCAAGTAA